The window tttaaatagtttcttttaGGCTTGCTCTTAATGCTTtatgaaaaggaaagatttgTAAACATTCACACTAGGCAAGATAACAAGATGGAACGACTCTTATTCTACCATCCTAATACGACAGCAAAGGAACTTTTAAAAGAGGCTCTTGGTGTTTCATTTCTCCCTAACAGTATAACTAGAAACACAGAAGAGCAGCATTTCCTTAATCACAACTCGGTGTAAAGGATACTTTTTCCCCCTAATTCCTTACCTTTTTGTATTTCAAACATGATTTTAATAAGGCAACATGCCAGGGGGATAGGATAGACTGTAGGTCAGGAAGACTGGACTACAAATATCACCTTTCATTGATAAATTAAGGCTGAAATGGACTTTGTAAAAAGTCCCTGAATCCCAGAACACTTGAGTGACTTGCCCTATGTGGTCACAAAAGTagtatttgaacacagatccttgTTGGCTTCAAATCTAGTTTTAAACATTACATAATACTTCACtcattatgtgactctgggcaagtgtcAAATTTACTTCCCTTTTAGAAATTCCCTAATACTTAACTACTGAGCCATAGAGTCTGCAGCAGGTCTTAGTGGAAAGCATTTCCCCATGATGAAGAATCACATCATAAGGACTTAAAATGCTCAGTGAAATGAATGGCAAGTACAACCTTATGTGCTaatgaaaagcatttaaaagTTACAAACTTAAGTGCCCTAAGTCTTTGGGAAgcaattttatgaaaaattatcaatatttaaCACTACATAAGTTATTCAAATCTATAATGCATTTGCTAGCATACAaatgaatttcaaataaaaatataaaaagaactacCCAAATTGCCATCCTACCTTAAAGTACATATACACAAATTGCAAAGCTTTTATATGGGAAGAAACAAGACATGGTATTGATATAGTACTCACCTGGGAGCCATAGCAAAAAAGGTCAATTCCTAGCTCAAGTCCCATTCCATAGTCACATTCATCATTAGCAAATTGAACAAAAGTCACCATTTCCTGAATGGGGGCAAATGCTTTCAATCTCTGCTCATCGCTTGAAGCCTCAACAAtcattttgcaaattattttaagaTTAGCTGAAAAGAGATCATATTTAAGAATTCAATTCTTCAATCTGATTTAATAGATAGGTTAcaaatttttataagaaacatCTCAGTAGCAAAAAGACCTCTagaatatttagtattttatttgtaatGATATAACCTAGAATGTCATGTTTTTAGTCTCCTTGTTTTCACTTAGGATTCTGATATAAGAACAAAACAGAAAGGGTAACCTCCTTTACCTTTTAAAGTACATTTCACTGGCTTTGATTTCAGTAGCAAAGCTTCTCAAAGCTACTTCATAATAACAGGAGAGAAAATTATAAGGGAAAACCTTATGTTTAAGATATGGCAATTCACTGTGAGGGCAGTTAAGCCATGTTTTGTTTAACTGTGCCTGACTTTTCACGATCcaatttgggactttcttggcaatgatactgcaGTGATCTGCCACATTCTTGAGTccaacagggttgagtgacttgtccaaggtcacacagccagtagaGTATCTTGAGGCTGGACAGGAACTCTGGCAGATgaagtcttactgactccagtgTATTCCATCCACTGTTAACCATAAAAAAAGttctaactgaaaaaaaaaaaaagcggccTGGGTACTTTTTCTGTGCTCCTCTTTTAGTAGTAAAGCCCTCACAGTGGAAAAAAAAGGCACAgtccaacattaaaaaaaaaaaaatacattcctaAAGATGAAAGACTAAGGAAGTTAAATGAGagcattcattttacagatgaggaagcgaCAGAGGCATTAAGCAGCCTGCTTAAGGTTAAGCAAGGTAGCAAGCAGAATGAAGACATAACACGAAAATTACTGCTTCCTATTCTGGTCTTCTTTTGCGTGGAAAGGATCCTAAattgggagtcaggagacctagGCTTGAACTTGAACTGTGTGGGCAGCCATTTCCTGCTAAAGCAGATACCTATACAGATAGTAGGATTAGAGATCCTACTCTAGAGAGAGGGAGAAGCTATTTGGCAGGTTTCTGAAAAGTCTTCTCAAACTACCCAGGAATtacttagaggaaaaaaaaaaaaaagactccatgTAAACTGTATGAAGCTCAGTTAAGTCACatagtgaaagaaaacaaaatctcagGTGAAAATGACCAGTTCCAAAACTCTGGTGAACTACTATATGATGTGTAGGAGGTAAAGAACATGAGGATTGGTTACCTGACCTGGGAATCTTCAAAGTATTATACGGATTTTACCAAAAGCGctgcttctttcccctcctctggatactgcaaaagcttttgtttccttttacatTAAAGTATCAAGCAACTTTCATGGTATAGTGAAAAGGCATGGATTGAAGCCACTGGCTCTAACTGGTGTTCACACAGAAGTCCTTTCAACTTCCTCAGgaataaaatgggcataatgacAAATGGGAAAAATGGTAAATGGGGAACTACTTCACATgattacctattttatatatgtgtaatttttGTGTCcattttcatgtgtaaaatgcaGAGACATTTAAATGATCTGaactttttctaaaatcaaagcCTCTTAATAAGGCTCTTGCCCAAGCATTCTCTTCACTTTCCACATTTTTGGAAGGATCTAGACAGATCCATTTTCTTCCAGGTGAAGgccaaatatttcatttcctactttactgaatatttattataattattacttagCCAGTTTCTAGAAGGGTTAGAGAGAGGCCTTGAAAAGACACAGTATGGTTAATTACTAAACCAGTAATAGAacagggaagaaataaaggaaagtttTCCAACTAAAGACTTGGACaatattggtatttttttttttttggcagcccTTATGATTTAAAGGAACCTCTCTTCAGTTTACtaccaaatgagaaaaaaactttccaacacacacacacacacacacacacacacaccccaattgatttttaataaacTTCCAAATGAATTTAGAAATAACATTCCCTTTAAAGAAcacccaaatttttaaaatgtaatggttACAATATCAGCCATTTGTGGTCATTTTGTCCCTGCTCTGCTCAATGGGGCTTAAAGAGTTGAAAAGGACTCCAAAGATATTTTGTCTACTCTGATTTTACAAACGAAACTGAGAACACCAGTAGTTAAGTCACTTAGGTCATATATGTAAAGAACAGAGTTAGATTTTGAAGGGACCTACTGTCAACTACTATCTCCTAATCATGAATTTTTGAGAGATTCTAGACAAAGTAGTTCCTGAAATCATTTTTacaccctcttttcctttctttatccttATGGGATAGAgacacagcagcagcaacaggCTTAGAGGTCCACTGGGATAAAATCTCATTGCTGGTGAAGGCCTAGTACAGAGCGTGACAGGATAAAGGAGCACTGTCTGAGGTAATAACATATCTACTATGACATTACAATTTACAAACCATACCACCTCATGAGGCAGACAGCAAAAGGAGAAGCCTTTGGCTCAGAGATCCTGTTATCTTATGCAAAATAAGCAATGAAAAGCCTAAATCTCTGCCTCTAAGACTAGTATAGCCTTTCCCCACATCAAACATGtcatataatttccattttagtaCTATTTTGGAGCACACTACTACTCTGTCTTTGTTGAAGATTTAAACCCTAGGGCTACTAAAAGGTCTCTGCTGGAAAGAATCAGGATTCTAGTTCTGATGGGAGCAGAAATCTGGAGGAAGCCAGAAAGAATAGGGGAGGAGAGTAGAAAAATGATGAGATATGTTAAACCACAAAGATTGGatcttttttaaatgactgaCAATGTTTCACATCTGTCAAAACcattctgtctttctctatgaAACCATTGTTTTATACAAACAGTGAAAAACCAGGGAGgaccaagaaaaacaacaaaattatccaACTATTTACTTGGACCTgagagttcaaattcaaatccaggcatTTTCTAGTTGTGAAgtcacaagtcacttaacttgtttgcctcaatttcttcaaccgTAAAAAGAAGAGTATCAACCTCCcaaaagaccaaatgagatatctataaagcacttatcacagtgtATGCCTAGgacatagaagatgcttaatatattcttgtctcctttcttctccagatATTTCACTTGGGATTTCCCTAGGTGAAAGCAATGTTCCACACTAACAATCTCACAAATCCTTCCTGTATCAATATTTCTTGACAAATTACCAAACTTTACGAATTAAGACATTTAGACAACATACAACACACACTTATATTACCATCTGTTTCAGGGAGGTCTCTGTATCCAACATCATTTTTATCTATAGGAACAACCAGGCCTGCACTGTGAAAAGTCTTTGTCACTACCTAaaacaaagaggagaaaaggttCAAATTAATCCTGATAGAAAGAACTTAAATATTTCTGACCATGTATGACCATGGCGCTCCTTGGGCAAAAGGACTATATGCAAAAATTTCCTCCAAACAAACCTAGTTAAATGTTAAAGGTGTAAATAAAATTGCAAAGCAACTAGTTTATTAATCAACATGCTGATCATAAATCTATACCATGTTTGTCCATGAGAGCCAAGAGATTTGTTGTTGGAGGGGAAGAGAGTACATCTCTAGAACTTCTAGAATgtcaaagtatttttctttcaagTGATACAGACTTAGatctgaaagaagaaattttaaaaaggaagggaaggaaggaatgaaggaaaggacCAAATAACCTTTATTTGGAAAATTTGAGTTCTCAAAATGCCAAAATGAGAATACTTAAAGAAACAATAtcacaattattaaatatttagacatttaaaaatataccatTCCTCCCCCAGAAtatctttatttaatttgataagTTACAGCTTCTCCAAGAATGAAGTTTAGTTCTTCTTCATCCTATTCTCCCTATTTGTAACTCCTCAGGGCACTATCCTATTCCTTAAGTCATCTGCTTTAACTACTTTAAATTTCACTTAacagaaatccaagaaaaaacaattaagatcttttactttctttaaaaatccaCTAAATTTTCAGCCTTATCTCAAGTTCTTTTTTGAGGCAAATGTACAATTCACAAGGTATTAATTATACAGAAATACAAGGTGAAAGACTATGaccaaagtaatattttattggatttggggaaggaaggggaagaatggaaagaaaagaaagaagactttCAAATTATAGCCTAGCCATAGAATACGTTCTTCCTTCTTGTACCATTTCCCCTCCAACTCTCTTGCCTTACTCTGTTACTTTACTATCTCATGACTTCTACAGAGATTCCTCAATCCTTCTCATATTATCCTGTCTCCTCAAGGGTCACCATCAAACCCCCAAACCTAAACTTTTCCAAAGTTGCTATCCCTTTCTTGAAATTTCTCCCAACTTCTCTGAGTCTATTACAAGTTTGATCAAACATACTTTAAGACTACACTCTTTCAAAGTGCCATGCATATTGTTGTATTTATAATGATAATTATCATAACTAGTTATAATTAGCTTCTTGCCAAGGAGGGGggaatgatatttttttcaaataataataatatgtgctTTTAGAGTATAAATTGCTATTATGCAAATTAAAGGCTAGGTATAAATGAGTACCAATTATAttctaatgataaaaatatacTGCTGTTTCCTTAAGTGTCCCTAAATTCCAGCAtaacacttatttttttctgaacttaatACTTTTGTCTATATTTACTAGACAATGCACCCCAAATACTTACATGTTTAACAGTTGTAATTCACTGAACAAATGAtcaaccaaaggggaaaaaaacaaataaacaaaaaaagacaacttACCTGCATGGCCAATGCCTGTATTCCTACCCCAAATTTGAATCAGATAGCAGGCCAATAATAGCATTATAGCTGTGATTtagataaaaagtttttaaaacttatATAAGACTTTATGGGATTCAATCTCCTCTTATCCCTTCCCTAGGCCACTAAAAAGTTACGGAAGGAAAATATTCCTTACTGAGGAGGAAGCAGATAAACTATGTTACTTAACACTTCTCTTAGGTCAACTCAAAAGTGTATCTAAAACAGAATGGAATAAGAATCTGTTATCTTCCCAGAAGCATAAATAGTGGCTAGAGAGTAGTGGGTGAGCCAAAGCAGAAAGGTTCATTAATGGCAACATAAGCAGAAGACAACATGGCCAAACTGATGCCTTCTTGTCAAGATATTTTTGCCATATATTAACTTCACTAATaactggaaatgatttgtttaCATAAAATCTTTGTTATTCTGAAAGATGTTATTCTGGTTTTCTGCTAGTAAATAAAATAGTACTGCTAGACAAGACTTTGAGAGTTCACCTAATCTAACCCATTcattaacagatgaaaaaactaaattcGCAACTCAAAAGTCACATAGTTAATGGGACAGTTGAAATACTACGTCTTTTTCCCCTGTACCAAAATGTGTATTTTCAGTTAAGGGAAAATTCACCAATTTAGGTGATGtgctcattattttcattctagcAGTTAGTAAATACAACAGCTTTCTcaattgaaatgaatgactacAGTGGATTTCCTAAGTGTCAGTTTGATGGCAATTAATACATCTAAAAATTTTTCCTACTTATGACTATTACCTCAAGTACCATCTTCAGccacattttctctttccttccattattATGATGAGAAGTTATGATAAATCATTGGGTTTTTAGCATGATGTTCCACAAATTCAAATCCCATCATTATTAATTCTGAAACAATTTTGACTGTAAGAAACCTTATTAAAAAGAGtatgttaagggaaaaaaaaaagtctgaagatAAAACAGAGAGCTGATACATAACTTTTTTCATCAGGGTAGGAATAGCTACATACTACTGCTACCAGAACACTACCCTTCCCTTGTAGATGAAATGTTAAGGGATAGAATAAAGTAGATTTAGGATAGTTTCAATGGATTAAGAAGGTACAATTATATacaatttaaacataaaatattttatcttgcCTGGCCTCTAACAAATGAGTTAACTAGTCACTGTGGTTAAGAGAATAATAAACaagatattttatattcctaaatAGCATAAATAACCCCACCTTAGATAATCTTTTcagtaaaaatgtcttttttctccAAAACAGCAAAGTCTTTCTGGTTGTCTGCAGCTAATTTTTCTGTTAAATATCAGAATGAGTTTACTAATGAAACAACATCAAGCAACATATATTACTTAGAAAAGAGATGCTTATATAGTGTGCATCAGAAAAGACATTCAAAGGAAATAAGCTGTCACTAATCCTGAGGAAAAAGGAGGCAAAATATTTTAGAGTAACACAGGAGAAAGAATAGCTTCAGCATCATTCTTCAAAACAAAACTAGTGGCTTGTGCAAATGGTAAAGAACTCCATTACTTAAAGTCAGTGGTAGAACACTCAATTGCACAAAACTCCACCCCATACCAAACTTCGTGGTTCTTCTCAAATAAACAAGAATCCATGAGAAGTATCTCCCTTCTGAGGTAAGGCTTTAAGACAACAAATTTAACAACCTCACAAAGCCATCACTCTTGTGTTCCCTTCTGGTCAATGACATGAACAGGCAAAGCCTCCAAACATAAcagtatccatttttttttttaggatagaaataggaaagggaaggggagtgggaagaaaacaaaacaagtttcTACCCAAGGATCAGTTGAACAGATTTAAAATCCATActtttttatctctctgtttcatgCTCATGCTTTTTTGTTCCAAGGAAAAACCCTGCTTTTTGGCTGCTTCTGTTAGTTTTTCATCTATGTTCTTCAAAagatcagttttctttttatctgtttcctccttaatttttttcaccaaaaataatcTGAAAACAGAAAGGGAAGATTCCATTAATATTCCAAATCATAAGgaagtttaaaatgtttacaagaaatatttctgctataaagttCACTCTGAAGTATAGTTCAGCGACAGTTTAGAAGGAGGAATAAATAACAATATGTTTACACTCTATATTAGAGAATAGAGTAATTACAAATTTTTGATTCAGTAATactcattaagcacctactaattacaagacaacaaaaatataaattggagacTAAGATGGAGAGAAAcaacatataattaaaaatatatatatcttataaagGAGGAGGTGGAACTTAAGGTGTcttagagggagggagagactcTAAGATGAAGAGATGAATCTATGAGGGATACCTTATGAAAAAGTGGGGAAGAGAGAACATGTGAAGAGAAAAGCTAACCAGCAGGTTTAACTAGAAATAATGGTGAAAGTTAAATAAGGATGAGTTTTATAATTTTGgctaagaatttgatttttttaatgctagATATGATAAGCTGCTGAAGAATGAATAGGAAATATGGAGTAGAGAATGAGAGGACTGATGAGAATAACATAGTTAGATCTGTTTGAGCAATACCGAATATGCAACCCGCATATTAGAGGATTTGAGAGAGCAGAGACTGTAAGCTGAGAGATCCACAGGAAGCTATGGTGATAATCcaagtggagaagtgatgaggtacAGAACTAGAGATTGTGACGATAGAAATGATTTAACAGTTTTGAATGTGGAGGATGAGAAAGACAGAGGAGACAAGATTCCAAGTTTGAaccttttgttcagtcatgtatgaACAACTGACCAATATTACCCTCATAAAAAGATCTACATGCttaaagtaaaatcaaattatcccAGTTTCTGAGGCTAAATGTCTAACCCTCTTATCTCCATAACTTTAatagttcctttaaaaaaaaaaaatctgcttttaaaaaaagggcagcttggtggcacagtaGAATGAGTGCCACAGTGGAATGAAAGTAAGACTCTAGTTCAAATgtagccccagacacttaccgtatggccctgggcaaatcacttaaccctgtctgcctcagttttcctcaatttcaaaatgagctggagaaggaattctgaccccaggcccagagtgctatccattacaccacctagctgctcctagaAACATTTACAAATTGATAAAACAGTCAAGGGGTATTTAGAGGGagttctcaagggaagaaatacaagctatcaataacaacagtaagaaaaaaaaattccataccactaataattaagagaaatgcaaaaaaaagcaattgaattTCCACTGTATagccctcattttagaaatgttgaCAAAaacatgacaaatgttggaggggctttGTGAAAAAAAGGCATACTGAAATGCAACACTGGAGCTGTGACCTGATCTAACCAATCTGATTTTATGTCCAATCAGttactaaactgtgcataccttttgacccagagatACAACTACTGGGCCTAAATCCCACAAAGAGAACAAATAAAGAAGAAGTCCCATATTGTACAAACCTATCTTTAggaactcttttttaaaaagtttttggtagggaaaaaatggaaattaaagggagcccatcaattagggaaagattgaacaaattatggtatgtgaaggtAACTGTGCCTTAAGAAATTGAGGGACAGTTTTAGAGAAACCCAAAAGACTTGCagaaactgatgcagagtaaaatgaacagtcaagaaaataatttgtactaTGGCAGCATTGTAAcaatgaacaattttttaaagacttaagaattcttaTCAAAGCAAAGGACAACCATGATTCCACAGTACTGATGAGGCAAAATCTCCTCAGAGGCAACAGACTAAATATGCCAAATGAcacatatttttcaaaacaaccaatgtgagaatcttttttttttttttgactatgaaTAGcttaaaaggttttcttttttttttttcttttttttcctctcaattgCAAggtggagagaaaataaatgttagttacttgagaaaaaagtaattaaataaagctaagataataataaaatatcagaTAGCACATTACttgtacaaaatttttcttttcttctctgtaactAAATTATCTTTAGGTAAATTGTAACATCACAGAGAAATAGTTTGATTTCAAAACTGTTATCACTAAACATGATAAAATCATAAAACCATCTGAATAACattcaaaagaaattgaaacttaaataattattttattctagtCTGACAAATAGTTTAGGTTTGTCTTAGGCTATCTAAAAGTATCCATAAATCATATCAAGATTGAAAATTTCTGTTCTAATACAGAAGTCAGGGCAACAAGAGGTCACAATGAAAACCCCAGTTTTCCTTCAACCAAATATTTTACTGATAATGAAAgaacaaattgatttttaaaattttctatcttttcccgCAGTACTCCAAGGTAAGTAGATGAAATTACTAtcacagaagagagaaaaaaaaaaaaaaagtactaaatcTTACTTGACTGCAGCAAATACATTGTCTCCATTTTGAACAATTGTACAATTTATCTTTGCCTCATTTACACCAACATATACAGGAAGTTCATCAGGTGAGTCTCTGTTAAACACAAAAAACATTTGACATGCCCATAATTTCTTGCAATGAtcagaaaaacaggaaaatgtcactgaatcaaaaaattttgttgttcagaAAGACCTTGGGTTAGTCATGTACCTGCTGACAGAATAGAAACACAAGTTGCTTTCTGAGCAGAAGGGAGCAAGACCAAGTTTCTTACCTGTAATATCCCATGTGAAACTGAGTTTTGTCATCTCCAGTAATAATAGTCTGGAACTCAGGAGGATCATAGTAAAACCTCCAGTGAAGGTTAAAATTTAGGTCTGTTGATTTGTTTTCCACTTTGTGTTTTCCAGAAAGGATATCAAAAGGACCAACAAGTTGGAGTCCAAGGTTCGTTAATAGTGCATCTGTAAATGAAATTAAGtacacagaggaaaaaataatttctggcaGGAAGGCAGAGTTGACAATATTTCCTATCTAACTGTGTATTTCTAAGTaataatcttacaaaaaatgtGAAAGTTTTCAATATGAAACAAGTCTTTCTGGGGCATGTGAAGATTGTCAATTCAATTCAGATATTTATCAAGGAACTATTTTGTGTAAGTCACTGTGCTAGTCTCTAAGATAAGTTGTTAACTATCTcttcaattcccccccccccttttaaagcttcttattttcaaaagatatgcacagataatttgacaacattgactcctagcatagccttgtgtttcatattttctcctccttccccccccactccctcccctagatggcaggcaatccaatatgttaaaaatttaacatatatgttaaatacaacatgtataaaacatatttatacaattctcttgctgtacaaggaaaatcagatcaaagaaagacagtaaataagaaaacaaaatgcaaacgaacaacaacaaaaagaaaatgttatgttgtggtccacactcagtttctagacttctctctgggtgtagatggctctctttgtcacaagaccattggaactggcctcattattgaaaagagccacattcttcagaattgatcattgtataatactgatgttgccgtgtacaatgatctcctggtccttatttcatttagctcatttcagttagcatcagttcatgcaagtctcttcaggcatctctgaaatcatcctgctggtcatttcttataaaacaataatattctataacatttatataccataatttattcagctattctccaattaatgagcatccattcagtttccagtttctggccactacaaagagacctgccacaaacattttggcacatgtgggtccctttccctcctttaagatctctttgggacataagctctgatcaacagtgatttagagcacctcatatgattagaaatggttttgc of the Sarcophilus harrisii chromosome 6, mSarHar1.11, whole genome shotgun sequence genome contains:
- the LOC100914326 gene encoding histone PARylation factor 1 isoform X1; translation: MRGRRKRKSRDGAGSQSKKSNSKKKGTTRADVSDDIRQEVENLYKLSMPEDFYHFWKFCEELDPEKPADALLTNLGLQLVGPFDILSGKHKVENKSTDLNFNLHWRFYYDPPEFQTIITGDDKTQFHMGYYRDSPDELPVYVGVNEAKINCTIVQNGDNVFAAVKLFLVKKIKEETDKKKTDLLKNIDEKLTEAAKKQGFSLEQKSMSMKQRDKKVVTKTFHSAGLVVPIDKNDVGYRDLPETDANLKIICKMIVEASSDEQRLKAFAPIQEMVTFVQFANDECDYGMGLELGIDLFCYGSQYFHKIIGQLLPLAYKLLKRNLFAEIIEAHLANRSKENIDQLAT
- the LOC100914326 gene encoding histone PARylation factor 1 isoform X2, with translation MNKPSFPRPREMSKKSNSKKKGTTRADVSDDIRQEVENLYKLSMPEDFYHFWKFCEELDPEKPADALLTNLGLQLVGPFDILSGKHKVENKSTDLNFNLHWRFYYDPPEFQTIITGDDKTQFHMGYYRDSPDELPVYVGVNEAKINCTIVQNGDNVFAAVKLFLVKKIKEETDKKKTDLLKNIDEKLTEAAKKQGFSLEQKSMSMKQRDKKVVTKTFHSAGLVVPIDKNDVGYRDLPETDANLKIICKMIVEASSDEQRLKAFAPIQEMVTFVQFANDECDYGMGLELGIDLFCYGSQYFHKIIGQLLPLAYKLLKRNLFAEIIEAHLANRSKENIDQLAT